The Nicotiana tabacum cultivar K326 chromosome 14, ASM71507v2, whole genome shotgun sequence genome contains a region encoding:
- the LOC107823368 gene encoding uncharacterized protein LOC107823368, with amino-acid sequence MGICNSCESTSVATAKLILQDGRLQEFSYPIKASYLLQKDPNIFICNSDEMDFGDIVSAIKSDEELQLGQLYFALPLNRLKRKLKAEEMAELAVKASSALNSICGKEKCGCRNKVVLFSGVRGGGNLGKKVAGDGGSTVPEGRRGRSSGGGRRAKFTARLSAISE; translated from the coding sequence ATGGGTATATGCAATTCTTGCGAATCTACATCAGTAGCTACAGCAAAATTAATACTACAAGACGGAAGATTACAAGAATTCTCTTATCCTATTAAAGCGTCATATCTCTTACAAAAAGATCCAAATATCTTCATTTGTAACTCTGATGAAATGGACTTTGGAGATATTGTTTCAGCCATAAAATCTGACGAAGAGCTTCAATTGGGTCAACTGTATTTTGCTTTACCTTTGAACCGGCTGAAACGTAAGCTTAAGGCGGAAGAAATGGCTGAGTTAGCAGTGAAGGCTAGTTCTGCATTGAATAGTATTTGTGGTAAAGAGAAATGTGGGTGTCGTAATAAAGTGGTTTTATTTTCAGGAGTGAGAGGTGGTGGGAATTTGGGGAAGAAGGTGGCGGGTGACGGTGGTTCGACGGTGCCTGAGGGCAGAAGAGGGAGGAGTAGTGGTGGTGGGCGGAGAGCGAAGTTCACGGCGAGGTTGAGTGCAATATCTGAGTAG